The Flavobacterium sp. 102 genomic interval TACCTTTTCTACCTTCTTCTTCTTCGTATGATACTTTGTCACCTTCAGCTAGACCTTCTGTTCTAACTCCGGTAGCATGTACGAAAATGTCTTTTCCTGTTTCGTCGTCAGTAATAAAACCGTAACCTTTTGATTCATTGAAGAATTTAACTTTACCTGTGCGCATTTTGTAATATAAAAATAATTAATAATGCCCAAAGATATACTTATTTGCGACATAGCCAACAAAAATCAAATAAAAAGTTAAATTTTTTTCAAAACTTTCAAATTATAATTGAATGATTTTCAGTACAGTATTTGAATTATTCTAAAAACGGCAACAAAAAAAGCAACTATTTATAAATTTTTAAATAGTTGCTTTCTCAGAAAATGCGAATATGATATTTATTGCGATAAGTCTAATTTTATGTATAATTCTTTTAATTGAGCATCATCAATTGTAGATGGTGCATCAATCATAACATCACGTCCCGAATTGTTTTTTGGGAAAGCAATAAAATCGCGAATCGTTTCTTGTCCGCCAAGTATTGCTACTAATCTGTCCAATCCAAAAGCTAAACCACCATGCGGTGGCGCACCAAATTGGAAAGCATTCATCAAGAATCCAAATTGGTCTTGGGCTTGCTCAGGTGTAAAACCTAAAAGGCTAAACATTCTGCTTTGTAAATCTTTATCGTGAATACGAATGGAACCACCACCGATTTCATTTCCGTTTAATACCATATCATAAGCATTGGCACGAACTTTTCCCGGTTCAGTTTCAATTAATTTCATGTCTTCCGGTTTTGGTGACGTGAAAGGATGGTGCATCGCGTGATATCTCTCGTTTTCTTCGTCCCATTCTAATAAAGGAAAATCTACAACCCATAATGGCGCAAATTCTTCCGGTTTTCTCAAACCTAAACGAGTGGCTACTTCCATACGCAAAGCAGAAAGTTGCGTTCTTGTTTTATTAGCGTTACCCGAAAGTATTAAAATCAAGTCACCTGCTTTTGCATTGGTCGCTTCCGCCCATTTTTTCAAATCATCTTGGTCGTAGAATTTATCTACCGAAGATTTAAATGTTCCGTCTTCTTCACATTTGACGTAAACCATTCCGGACGCACCAACTTGCGGGCGTTTCACCCAGTCAATCAAAGCATCAATTTCTTTACGAGTATAAGATGCACAACCTGGTGCTGCAATGCCGACTACCAATTCGGCCGAATTGAAGACAGGGAAATCTTTGTGTTGGGCAACGGCGTTTAGTTCTCCGAATTTCATTTCGAAACGAATATCCGGTTTGTCGTTACCATAGGTTTTTATGGCGTAATCGTAGGTTATTCTTGGGAATTCTGCGATGTCTATTCCTTTAATCTCTTTTAATAGATGACGCGTTAAGCCTTCGAAAACATTTAGAATATCTTCTTGTTCAACAAATGCCATTTCGCAATCGATTTGAGTGAATTCCGGTTGTCTGTCGGCACGCAAATCTTCATCACGGAAACATTTCACGATTTGGAAATACTTGTCCATGCCGCCAACCATCAACAATTGTTTGAAGGTTTGCGGTGATTGTGGTAAGGCGTAAAACTGTCCTTCGTTCATTCGGCTTGGTACCACAAAATCTCTGGCGCCTTCCGGAGTAGATTTGATTAAATAAGGTGTTTCTACTTCACAGAAATCCAAATTGGATAAATATTTACGCACTTCCATCGCCACTTTGTGACGGAAAAGCAACGAGTTTTTTACCGGATTTCTTCTGATATCCAAGTAACGGTATTTCATTCTGATATCCTCACCACCATCAGTTTCATCTTCAATGGTAAATGGCGGAAGGATAGAAGCATTTAATAAAGTCAATTCGGAAACTAAAATCTCGATATCACCTGTGGTCATGTTCGGGTTTTTGGATTCACGCTCAATTACGGTTCCTTTTACCTGAATTACAAATTCTCTTCCAAGCGATTTGGCCTTTTCAAAAACGGCTTTGTCAGTTCTTTGTTCGTCAAAGATTAATTGCGTAATACCATAACGGTCGCGCAAATCAACCCAAATCATAAACCCTTTATCACGTGATTTTTGAACCCAACCGGCAAGTGTAACTTCTTTATTAATATGAGTAGCGTTTAGTTCGCCACAATTATGACTTCTGTACATGAAAATATTTTTTTTACTTCGTAACAATTCGACCTAACGGTCTCGAGTGGCAAAAGTAAAAAACTTATACCAATTAAACGGTCGAAGTGTTAAATCAAATTTAAGTTAATCTTTAAATTTCTAATTGACAAAACAAGTATATTTGATATCTAAAAAATTAAACAAACATACTTATGAAGAAAATAGTTAGCTTTATTTTTACTGTCTTAGTTTCTAGTGTGGCCATAGCGCAGGAAAACATGACTTTTCAAGCTGAAATAGCCAATAAAAACGGGAACACACTTTTTATCAATAGCGGAAGAGAAACGATTCAAAAAATTGAGGCAGATGCAAAAGGAAATTTTAAAGCCACTTTTCCTATCAAAGAAGGATTGTATCAGTTGTTCGATGGTGCTGAATATGCCAATTTGTATTTGAAAAACGGTTATAATTTAAAAATGACCATGGACGCAACAAAGTTTGATGAGACTATTGCGTTCTCGGGAAATGGTGCTGCGGAGAATAATTTTTTGGCCAAACGAACTTTACAAGAGAACGACATTGATTTTCAAACAATGTTAGAGTTAGATGCTGAAGGTTTCAAGAAAGCCACAGAAGAACTCAAAGCGACACAAATCGCAAGTTTAGAAGCATCCAAAATAGACGCGAATTTAGTTGACATGTTAAAGAAAGGCACGGAAGCCAATGTTGGTCAACTGCAACAATATTACACCATGACGCTAGCCAAGAAAAAAATGAATAATGTGGCAGCGCCTAATTTTGATTATGAAAACCACAAAGGAGGAAAAACCACTTTGGAAAGTTTGAAAGGGAAATATGTATATGTAGATTTATGGGCCACTTGGTGTGGACCTTGCCGTGCGGAGATTCCGTCATTGAAAAAAATGGAAACAGATTTTCATGGAAAAAATATAGAGTTTGTGAGTGTTTCAGTTGATGCTGAAAAAGACCATGAGAAATGGAAAACCTTTGTAACTGAAAAAGAGTTAGGCGGAATTCAATTGTACGCCGGAAAAGCAGAACTTTCTGATTTTATCAAAGCTTTTGAAGTGAATTCGATTCCGAGATTCATATTGATTGATCCTAAAGGTGTTGTTGTTGACGCTGATGCTAAAAGACCTTCTGATCCAAGACTACAGGAGCAATTGAATAAATTATTGAACTAAAACACCAATAAAATCAATACATAAGCCACCTAAATCGGGTGGTTTTTTTATGCTTACAAATAAATCCCAATGTTAAGTTTTCATTCAATGTTACCAAATTGTTAAGTAAAAGTTTTTTTATCGTAAATTAAATTGTAGCTTTGTTATGTAATTATGAACAACTTAAACCTACGATTATGAAAAAGATATTGATTTTAGGAGCATTGCTTATCTCAGGATTCACTTTTGCTCAAACTGCAAAGCCGTTTTTAGAGCAAGAAGGAGATTTAGTTAAAGCTACTTATTTCTATGAGAATGGTAAAGTGCAACAACAAGGTTATTTCAAAGACGGAAAGATTACCGGACAATGGGTTGCTTATGATGAAAACGGTAACAAAAAATCAATTGGCGAATATACCAACGGAGAGAAAACCGGAAAATGGTTTTTTTGGAACAACAAATCATTAAGCGAAGTAGATTATGCTGACAGCCGTGTGGCTTCAGTGAAATCTTGGAAACAAGAAGCGATTGTTAATAAATAAAAGTTAATTATTTATATGAAAAAGGGAACTCAATTTGAGTTCCCTTTTTTTGTTTGCTTTCTATTGAATTATGCTTCGATAGCTTTTCTTCTTTCTCTTCTTCCGCGTAACCAGTACTTAGTTCGTTTCACTAAGTAGAACATTACCGGAACCATAATTAAAGTCAATACCGTAGCATAAGTCAATCCGAAGATAATCGTCCAAGCCAATGGTCCCCAGAAAATAACATTATCTCCACCCATATATAAGTGCGGATTCAAATCGGTAATCAATCCGAAAAAGTCAAAGTTCAATCCGATAGCCAAAGGAATTAATCCCAAAATGGCTGTTAATGCCGTTAATAATACCGGACGCAAACGGTTTTTCCCACTTTCTATAATGATCTCTTTGATTTCCTCAAGCGATAAATCATCATGACTTTCCAATGCTTTGTCAGCTACTTTTTTGTCTAACAATAAGACGAAGAAGTCCATTAATACAATTCCGTTCTTCACCACAATTCCCGCCAAGGAAATAATTCCCATCATCGTCATCAGAATTACGAAATCCATATTGGCAATAACATAACCATAGAAAACACCACTGAAACTAAGCAATACGGTGAATAAAATTACAATGGTTTTAGAAACCGAGTTAAACTGTAACACAATAATAATCGTAATTCCCGCCATGGCTAAGAACAACGCGTACATCAAGAAACTTTGGTTTTTGCCTTGCTCTTCTTGTACTCCGGAGAACGAATAAGTGATTCCTTTTGGCAATTCGTATCCTTTTAATTCAGTTTCAATCTGCTTGGTGATTTCATCAGCATTATAACCGGTCAAAACGTTAGAATAAATGGTCATGATACGTTTGTAACCTTTTCTTTTGATTTGGTTATACGTATAGGTTTTCTCTGTTTCAGATACTGCCGAAATAGGCACTTGAACGATTTGTCCATTGTTTTGATTTCTGAAAGTCAACGATTGGTTGAACAAAATATTCTCATTCTTACGTTGGTCTTCCTGCAATCTCACTACAATATTATAGTCGTCATCACCTTCTTTATAAGTTGAAATTTCCTGACCATATAAAGAACGACGCAAATTAAATCCTAATTGTCCTGTAGTAACTCCGGCACTTCCTGCGTTTACACGATCTACGCTTACTTCTAGTTCCGGACTTTGTTTGTTGACATCAACGCTCAATTTTTCTATTCCCGGAATGTTTTTGCTGTTGATGTAAGCAATCATTTTGTCGGCTTGCGCAATCATTTCGTCATAATCAGAACCGGTTAATTGCACACTGATTGGATAACCGGCCGGCGGACCATTGGCATCTTTTTCAACAGTAACTATCGCTCCGGCTATGCCTTTTACTTTGCCGCGAATTTCTTCTAAAACGTCGGAAGTATTAATACCTTGACGGAATTTAAACTCAGAGAAGTTTACGGTAACTTTTCCTTTAAAAGGCGTTTCCGAAGCAGAACCTGCATCTACATTTGGATTTCCGGCACCAACACCAACTTGTGAAACGATACTTTCTGCCAAGAAGTTCTCGTTTGGATTTTTTTCATCAACATATTTACTTAAAATATTGATAACCTGTTTTTCAACAAACAAGGTTGCTTTATTGGTTTTCTCAATATCGGTTCCCTGCGGATATTCGATATAGACAATCGCTTGATTCGGAATATTATCAGGGAAAAAGAGTACTTTTCTTGGGAAAACACCTAATAAGATGAAAGATAAAAACAACATTCCGATGATACTTCCAAGCGCAATCCAAGCATTTCTTCCCGTTAGGATTTTGGCCAAAAAGCGTTTGTACTTTTCTTCCATTCTTGGGAAAAAGTTATGCTGAAAATCTTGTGTCCATTGGTACAATTTCAATTTGTATAACCACATTAATCCTAATGAAATCAAAGCTAAGTGACCAATTCCTCTTCCTAATTTAGAATCGTATACATTGCCAAGAATCACAAAAATTACGGCTAGAATTCCAAAAATAATCGAATAAGTTTTAGCTGATTTGTTGGTTACATTGCGGTCTTCAATATCCATCGAACCACCGGTCATCGCCGCATTGACAATCATCGCTACGAATAACGAGGCACCTAATGTTACCGAAAGCGTTAATGGGAAATAAATCATAAATTTACCCATTGTTCCAGGCCACAAAGCGAAAGGTAAAAACGCCATCAAGGTTGTTGCTGTGGAAGAAATTACCGGCCAAGCGATTTCACCAATACCGATTTTCGAGGCTTGCACACGCGGCATGCCTTTTTTCATATTGGCAAACACGTTGTCAACTACCACAATTCCGTCATCCACCAACATTCCTAATCCCATTACCAATCCGAACAATACCATCGTATTTAAGGTCATTCCGAAAGCGGATAATATGGTAAACGCCATTAACATTGACAATGGAATCGCAGCGCCTACGAATAAGGAGTTACGCAATCCCATAGTAAACATCAACACAATCATTACCAAAACAATTCCGAAGATAATGTGGTTCGATAATTCATCTACTTGGTGTTCAACACGAGAAGATTGGTCGTTGGTTAAATCGATTTTTAAATCTTTTGGCAAATAATTTTCTTTTGCCAATTCGATTCTTTCTTTTACTTGTTCAATGGCTGAAATCATGTTTTGACCCGAACGTTTTTTGACGTTCAACATCACTACTTCTTTTCCTTTTTCACGAGCGTAAGTTGTTTTTTCTTTTTCTTTAAAACTTACCTTAGCGATGTCTTTAAGATAAACGCTTCCGCCAAAAGATTTCACGATTACATTTTCTAATTCTTTCGGGTCTTTGATTTCTCCTACGATTCTGATGTTATTTCGAGAGCCTTGCGAAGTTAAATTTCCACCCGAAAGCGTCATGTTTTCGTATTTTACCGCGTTTTGAATGTCGTCAAACGAAACCTGAGCAGCAGTCATTTTGAAAATGTCAACAGCGATTTCAACTTCTTTGTCATCAACCCCAAGAATATCAACTTTCTTCACTTCGGCAATTTCTTCAATATCATCTTGAAGTTTTTCGCCGTATTTTTTAAGTTGTTGTGTGGTGTAATTTCCTTTTAAGTTGATGTTCAAAATCGGCACTTCTTCTGAAATGTTCAATTCGAAAACACTTGGCTCTACTTTACTTCCGTTGTCCAAGTTCGGCCAATCGGTATCAGCTTTTACGACATCGACTTTGTCTTTAATCTTGGTTTTGGCTTCTTCCAAACCAACTTTATCACCAAATTCAACGATAATCATTCCGTAATCTTGGAACGAACTGGCGGTTATTTTTTCAATTCCACTGATGTTTTTGAATTCTTTCTCCAGTGGCTTGACAATTAATTTTTCAACGTCTTCTGCAGAATTCCCCGGGAAGACAGAAGAAACGTATATTTTATTTTCGATGATTTCAGGGAAATCTTCACGCGGCATCGTTACGTAGGCGATCAAACCGGTAACAACAATCAAAAGAGTGAAGATGTAAACAGTGACTCTGTTGTCTACTGCCCAACTCGAAATGCCGAATTCTTTATTTTGATGTGACATATATTAGTTTTTAGTTGTCGGTTCTCCGTTATCGGTTGTCAAGATTAAACAGACAACCGATAACAGACAACGGTTTTTAGAAATTAAGTTTCATTCCTTCAGAAATATTGTTCACGCCTTCGGTTACAATAATGTCATTAGCAGCTAAACCACTTAGGATTTCGGTAACATTGTTTGATGATTTTCCAACGGTTACGATTACTTTTTTAGCCGTTCCTGTTTTTCCATTGCTTCCTTCAACAGTGTAAATGAATTTATTTCCTTCACCATCTTCTTGAATTACATTGGTTGGAACAACGATCGCATCTTTGCTTACGTAATCCGTGATTTTAAGTTTGGCCACTTGGTTTGGACGTAATAAGTTGTCCGGATTTGGGACACTCACTTCAATACCAAAACTTCTGTTGCTTGGATTGATGAAATTACCTATTTGACGTACTTTTCCTTTGTAAGTTTTATTCAAAGAAGTTAAATAAACATCAACCAAAGTACCTACTTTTAATTTTCCGATATACGTTTCTGGAATGGTTGTCGACACAAACATGTTGTTTAAGTTAACAATTCGCATTAAGCCTTGAGCGCTTGGTGCCACGACTTGTCCTTTTTCAACAAAAACTTCATCGATAGTTCCGGTAAAAGGTGCACGGATTACGGTTTTAGACAATTGTGCCTTGATTTGAGCTACACTTTTTTGAGCCGAAATCATTTGTGTTTGCGCTTGTAAATATTGAATTTCGGAACCGATTTTTTTGTCCCAAAGATTTTTTTGTCTTTCGTAAGTGGTTTTGGCCAAATTGTATTGGTTTTCGGCACTAGCCAATTGTTGACTGATTCCGCCATCGTCAACACGACCCAAGATTTGACCTTTAGAAACTTTTTGTCCGGCGATAACCGTTAAAGATGTTAAAGTACCACTGAATTCCGGTTGAACTAAAATATTTTCTTTAGTATCAACACTTCCTTGAATGTCAAGATAATGATTAAAAACAGTGTCCTTTACAGTCAATACTGAAACCAAAGCTTCTTCTTTTTTCACATCTAAAGTCGCCAATGCTTCTTCGATTTTAGCAATTTCTCCTTGCAAAGCAGTTTTCTTGGCTTGCAATGCGGTTACGTTTTTGGTTTTAATCAGTTGGTCAACCGACTCAGCGTTTTCTTTGTTTCCGCAAGCGTAAAGTACTACGGCTAAAAGGGAAAGTATAATTGTCTTCTTCATTATATATAGATTAGTTTTTGTTGATAATTTTTTCAAGAGTTGCTTTTTTATTGATGATGTTTACCATGGATTGCAGGTAGTTTTGTTGTGCTGTGTACAATTGTCTTTGTGCTTCACTGAAGTCAAAACTGGAAGACAAACCTTCGGTAAATTTGATTTGTTGTTTTCTTTCGATGCGTTCAGACAAATTCAAATTGCTTTTGGAAGTAGCGTATTCTTCAATGCTGAATTCGTAGTCACTTTTGGCTTTTTCGTATTCCAATTTCAATCGTTGCTCTGTAGCAGAAAGTTGGGTTTTGGCTTGGTCCAAAGCAATTTTGGCTTGCTGCGTTTTGGCACTTCTTCCCAAACTACTAAAGATAGGCACATTTAAACTTACGCCAAGATTTGAGTAGTTCAGCCATTTTTGGTCTTTTTGAAAAAAGGCAAACTGGTCATTAAAAGCATTGTATCCAAAGTTTACATTGGCAGACAACGTAGGCAATGCTTTGCTTCTTTGTAATTTTAATTCTAAACTTCTTTGTTCTTGAAAATTAGTGGCCATTTGGTAATCAATATTGTTGGTTACAGCAAAATCGCCTTGTCCAAAAGCCAAATCTAAATTGGTTGTAGTCAGATTGTCCAATTTATCCGTCAGTTTCAATTCGGCATTAATATCTATTCCTAAGGTGAATTTCAACATTTTATAAGCCACATCCAATAATCTTTGAGTATTGTTCAAGTTGCTGTTAATCGAAGACAAAGTAATTTGCAATTGCTCTACATTTTCTTCTTCAATCAATCCGTTTTTAAACGTTTCTTCAGTATCCGTTAAGGTTTTAGACAAAGTCGCTTTGTTTTTTTCAAGTATCGCGATACTTTCCTCTGCCAATAATACGTTGCCATAGGCATTTATAACCATTTCTCTGATTTCAGTATTGGTTTTTTGTTTGGCATTTTCATAGTATTTCAAATACGTTTTGGATGCCTGAAGCGCTACAATATAAGAACCATCAAAAATTAACTGGCTCAAATTGGCGCGAGCCGTCATATTGTGTTTAGTTCCAAAAGCCACTGTGGCAAATTCGCCCGGATTTCCACCAAAAAATTCAGCAGGAACGACAGACTTTTGCAATTCGAAATTGTTTTGATAGTCTAAACCTGCATTGATTTGCGGTAAACCTGCCGCTGTCGTTTCCCATTTCTTTTGCTTAGCTGCGTCAATGTCTCTGCCGGCATTGATAGCCGAATAGTTGTTTTGAATGGCATGGTCAATGGCTTGTTGCAGACTAAATGAGTAGTTTTGTTCTTGGGCTTGTAAGCTGCTTACAAACAAGAGTAAAGTTAGTAATAAGTTGTTTTTCATAGATTGATGATTATATAAGTGATTTTAAGTGTTTTTCAAGTTCAGTAATTCCTTCAGCAGTAGCAATAGCTCGGGTATGGTATTCCAATGCTTTGGCTTCTAATTCATAGGCTTCTTTTTCCAACATGGTGTTTTCGTTGATGGAAAAAATAAGAGTGTAATAAAATTTAACAGCTGCTTCAATATCAGTTTCTTTACGATACAAACCTTCTTTAATTCCTTTTTCGATGTTTTGGCGAAACATTTGGCTACAATCTTCAATTTCGTTACACATCATTTTTTCATAAATTTCCGGATAATGCTTTTTGAGTTGATAAGCCGGAGATTGATCAAACGATTGAAACATCTCTTTGAACATTTCCCTTATTTGAAAATTTTCGGCTATTGCATTGTGGTTCTGAGCAACTACATTATCCATTAGGGTGTGAATTTTTTGATGTACTACTTCAGTGCCTTCTTCAATTAGTTTCTCTTTATTGCTGAAATATTTGTAAATGGTCTTTTTTGAAATGCACATTTCACACGCAATATCATCCATGGTGACGCTTTTGAAACCGAGTTTCAAAAACATATCTGTAGCTTTTTTGATGATTTTATCTTTCATGATAATGTTAAAATTATGAGGCAAAAGTAAAACGGAAACTTTAAACACTAAAATAGTTTCCATAGTATTAACGTAAATTTAACATTAGAGAAAAAAGCACACTTTTGTAATGCGGTGGGAATAACCTAAATTAGCCAAAAATATTTTTCATGCGCGCCATCTCCGAATACCAAGACATAATAATTGCCCATTTTAATACGTTGACTCTCGAAAAAGAGCCCAATAATTTATACGAGCCGATTCGTTATATCCTTTCATTGGGTGGAAAAAGATTGCGTCCTATTTTAACTTTAATGG includes:
- a CDS encoding TetR/AcrR family transcriptional regulator yields the protein MKDKIIKKATDMFLKLGFKSVTMDDIACEMCISKKTIYKYFSNKEKLIEEGTEVVHQKIHTLMDNVVAQNHNAIAENFQIREMFKEMFQSFDQSPAYQLKKHYPEIYEKMMCNEIEDCSQMFRQNIEKGIKEGLYRKETDIEAAVKFYYTLIFSINENTMLEKEAYELEAKALEYHTRAIATAEGITELEKHLKSLI
- a CDS encoding toxin-antitoxin system YwqK family antitoxin, giving the protein MKKILILGALLISGFTFAQTAKPFLEQEGDLVKATYFYENGKVQQQGYFKDGKITGQWVAYDENGNKKSIGEYTNGEKTGKWFFWNNKSLSEVDYADSRVASVKSWKQEAIVNK
- a CDS encoding cold-shock protein, with the protein product MRTGKVKFFNESKGYGFITDDETGKDIFVHATGVRTEGLAEGDKVSYEEEEGRKGKVAAQVVAIED
- the aspS gene encoding aspartate--tRNA ligase, which produces MYRSHNCGELNATHINKEVTLAGWVQKSRDKGFMIWVDLRDRYGITQLIFDEQRTDKAVFEKAKSLGREFVIQVKGTVIERESKNPNMTTGDIEILVSELTLLNASILPPFTIEDETDGGEDIRMKYRYLDIRRNPVKNSLLFRHKVAMEVRKYLSNLDFCEVETPYLIKSTPEGARDFVVPSRMNEGQFYALPQSPQTFKQLLMVGGMDKYFQIVKCFRDEDLRADRQPEFTQIDCEMAFVEQEDILNVFEGLTRHLLKEIKGIDIAEFPRITYDYAIKTYGNDKPDIRFEMKFGELNAVAQHKDFPVFNSAELVVGIAAPGCASYTRKEIDALIDWVKRPQVGASGMVYVKCEEDGTFKSSVDKFYDQDDLKKWAEATNAKAGDLILILSGNANKTRTQLSALRMEVATRLGLRKPEEFAPLWVVDFPLLEWDEENERYHAMHHPFTSPKPEDMKLIETEPGKVRANAYDMVLNGNEIGGGSIRIHDKDLQSRMFSLLGFTPEQAQDQFGFLMNAFQFGAPPHGGLAFGLDRLVAILGGQETIRDFIAFPKNNSGRDVMIDAPSTIDDAQLKELYIKLDLSQ
- a CDS encoding TlpA disulfide reductase family protein translates to MKKIVSFIFTVLVSSVAIAQENMTFQAEIANKNGNTLFINSGRETIQKIEADAKGNFKATFPIKEGLYQLFDGAEYANLYLKNGYNLKMTMDATKFDETIAFSGNGAAENNFLAKRTLQENDIDFQTMLELDAEGFKKATEELKATQIASLEASKIDANLVDMLKKGTEANVGQLQQYYTMTLAKKKMNNVAAPNFDYENHKGGKTTLESLKGKYVYVDLWATWCGPCRAEIPSLKKMETDFHGKNIEFVSVSVDAEKDHEKWKTFVTEKELGGIQLYAGKAELSDFIKAFEVNSIPRFILIDPKGVVVDADAKRPSDPRLQEQLNKLLN
- a CDS encoding efflux RND transporter periplasmic adaptor subunit translates to MKKTIILSLLAVVLYACGNKENAESVDQLIKTKNVTALQAKKTALQGEIAKIEEALATLDVKKEEALVSVLTVKDTVFNHYLDIQGSVDTKENILVQPEFSGTLTSLTVIAGQKVSKGQILGRVDDGGISQQLASAENQYNLAKTTYERQKNLWDKKIGSEIQYLQAQTQMISAQKSVAQIKAQLSKTVIRAPFTGTIDEVFVEKGQVVAPSAQGLMRIVNLNNMFVSTTIPETYIGKLKVGTLVDVYLTSLNKTYKGKVRQIGNFINPSNRSFGIEVSVPNPDNLLRPNQVAKLKITDYVSKDAIVVPTNVIQEDGEGNKFIYTVEGSNGKTGTAKKVIVTVGKSSNNVTEILSGLAANDIIVTEGVNNISEGMKLNF
- a CDS encoding TolC family protein, whose translation is MKNNLLLTLLLFVSSLQAQEQNYSFSLQQAIDHAIQNNYSAINAGRDIDAAKQKKWETTAAGLPQINAGLDYQNNFELQKSVVPAEFFGGNPGEFATVAFGTKHNMTARANLSQLIFDGSYIVALQASKTYLKYYENAKQKTNTEIREMVINAYGNVLLAEESIAILEKNKATLSKTLTDTEETFKNGLIEEENVEQLQITLSSINSNLNNTQRLLDVAYKMLKFTLGIDINAELKLTDKLDNLTTTNLDLAFGQGDFAVTNNIDYQMATNFQEQRSLELKLQRSKALPTLSANVNFGYNAFNDQFAFFQKDQKWLNYSNLGVSLNVPIFSSLGRSAKTQQAKIALDQAKTQLSATEQRLKLEYEKAKSDYEFSIEEYATSKSNLNLSERIERKQQIKFTEGLSSSFDFSEAQRQLYTAQQNYLQSMVNIINKKATLEKIINKN
- a CDS encoding efflux RND transporter permease subunit, yielding MSHQNKEFGISSWAVDNRVTVYIFTLLIVVTGLIAYVTMPREDFPEIIENKIYVSSVFPGNSAEDVEKLIVKPLEKEFKNISGIEKITASSFQDYGMIIVEFGDKVGLEEAKTKIKDKVDVVKADTDWPNLDNGSKVEPSVFELNISEEVPILNINLKGNYTTQQLKKYGEKLQDDIEEIAEVKKVDILGVDDKEVEIAVDIFKMTAAQVSFDDIQNAVKYENMTLSGGNLTSQGSRNNIRIVGEIKDPKELENVIVKSFGGSVYLKDIAKVSFKEKEKTTYAREKGKEVVMLNVKKRSGQNMISAIEQVKERIELAKENYLPKDLKIDLTNDQSSRVEHQVDELSNHIIFGIVLVMIVLMFTMGLRNSLFVGAAIPLSMLMAFTILSAFGMTLNTMVLFGLVMGLGMLVDDGIVVVDNVFANMKKGMPRVQASKIGIGEIAWPVISSTATTLMAFLPFALWPGTMGKFMIYFPLTLSVTLGASLFVAMIVNAAMTGGSMDIEDRNVTNKSAKTYSIIFGILAVIFVILGNVYDSKLGRGIGHLALISLGLMWLYKLKLYQWTQDFQHNFFPRMEEKYKRFLAKILTGRNAWIALGSIIGMLFLSFILLGVFPRKVLFFPDNIPNQAIVYIEYPQGTDIEKTNKATLFVEKQVINILSKYVDEKNPNENFLAESIVSQVGVGAGNPNVDAGSASETPFKGKVTVNFSEFKFRQGINTSDVLEEIRGKVKGIAGAIVTVEKDANGPPAGYPISVQLTGSDYDEMIAQADKMIAYINSKNIPGIEKLSVDVNKQSPELEVSVDRVNAGSAGVTTGQLGFNLRRSLYGQEISTYKEGDDDYNIVVRLQEDQRKNENILFNQSLTFRNQNNGQIVQVPISAVSETEKTYTYNQIKRKGYKRIMTIYSNVLTGYNADEITKQIETELKGYELPKGITYSFSGVQEEQGKNQSFLMYALFLAMAGITIIIVLQFNSVSKTIVILFTVLLSFSGVFYGYVIANMDFVILMTMMGIISLAGIVVKNGIVLMDFFVLLLDKKVADKALESHDDLSLEEIKEIIIESGKNRLRPVLLTALTAILGLIPLAIGLNFDFFGLITDLNPHLYMGGDNVIFWGPLAWTIIFGLTYATVLTLIMVPVMFYLVKRTKYWLRGRRERRKAIEA